The DNA sequence TACCAAGAACTTCCAGCGCGTCCGGGTGGGCATCGGCCGCCCGCCCGGACGTAAGGACCCGGCGGCGTTCGTGCTGGAGAACTTCTCGGCGACCGAACGCACCGAGGTCCCCACGCTGTGCGAGCTGGCCGCCGACGCCTGTGAGCTGCTGATCGACGTGGGCCTGGAAGCCGCCCAGAACCAGGTGCACGCCTGGTGACAGGGAGCCGTCAAAAACCCGGCTGCCGGTGTCAGGATTCCGTATAGATCACCCTGGTGGCCGACGGGCAGGCGTAGACCTCATGGGGTGGATATTTCCGGCATCTGGGGCTCGTTCACCGTCTACCCGGCGCGCTTCGGCGTGACCCGCTACCGGTTGGTGGTGTTCCCGCCCGGGATCAGCCAGCCCCAGCGGCGGGCTCTTCGGCTGTGGCGTGGCTGGCCGCTGTGGGGAGCCGCCCTCTGGGTGGTCCTGCAGATCGGCGGCTCGATGATCGGGATGCCGGAGACCGCGCTCTTCGGTGGCACCATGTTCGTGATCGCCTGCGGGGCAATGACCTTCGCGCTTGCCGGTGATGTGCGCTGGCAGGTCCGCAGCCTGTGGGCGACGTCGATGGCCGGGTATGGCCACCATGAACTGGACCAGCGCTACCGCACACTCAAGGCGATGGCGCACGCCCTTGACCTGGCCGACCTGGCCCTGGACGAGGGCCGTATCTCGGCCGCCGAACACGAGGCCCGGTGGTGGCAGGTGTACGACGCCCTCGATCAGCGCCTGTCCACGCCCGAGTCGACGACCTTGACCGGCTTGTGCGGGTAGCGCTTCTCGGCGTGCGCCTTGGCCTCGGAATTCGGTAGCACGTAGAGGGTTTCCACCTTCTCCTGCAACGGCCGCAACACCAGGTCCATGAAACCCTTGCGGTCGTCCAGGTAGGGCTCGATCACGTCCTCACCGGCCGGGCACACCGCCAGGCAGTAGGCAGCCTTGTAGTTGGCCTTGAACGACAGGCTCTGCCACATCGACGCATTCTCCGAATCGGTGACCCGCGAACGGAAGTCGGCGGCATCGTCGCTGTCGGCGATCGTCTGCGCCCAATCGGTGAAGCCACCCATGAACTCCCGGTAGTTGTGCACCGAACAGGCGACGAAGTCGAACCCGCCGTCCTTCTTGATCGCCCCGACCGGGCACGCGGCGACACACAGCTTGCACTCCAGGCACGGCGAATAGTCCAGCGGCGCACCGTAACTGCTGATCTGGGCGTCGACGAGAACAGTGGCCAGCAGGACGAAGTTGCCGAATCTGGGGTGGATGACATTACGGTGGATGCCCATCACGCCCAGGCCCGCGGCGACCGCGACGGGTTTGTGGGCCACCACCCAGATCCGCCCGGGGTAGCGGTCCATCTCCATCGGGAAGGTGGCCGACGGGTTGAGCGCGCGGTGGCCGGCGTCCTCGAGAGCGCGGGTGATGCGGTGAGCGGCCTCGTTGATGATCTCGCCGCTGCGGTGGAACTCCTGGTTGGCCACACTACGGGCGACCGATCGCACGTTGTCGCGGTTCATCCTGACCACCAGCGAGATGAAGCTCCTCGCGCCCGGCAGGGCCGCCTCGACGTGTTCGCGTTCGGAGGTCAGTGCCGGGTTCTCGACGCTGGCGAAGGCCACGTCGTCTGCTCCGGCGGCCAGGCAGAGCTCGCGTAGCCAGGCGGCGTCGATGACCGTCGGCGGAGCATGCCGGGCCCGGTTGCGGACCGCCTGCACGGTCGGGTGGTCATCGAGTCGTCGCTGCACCATGCTGAGTATGGTACATAATACTCAGCTCAGTACCCCCAGTGGCCAACGACGGCACGGAAAACTGGCCACCTGCGTACGCAGGTGGCCAGTCGACAAGGATGAACTTAGGTGACCAGCGCGACCGAGTTGGCGCGGCGCAGCTTGCCCGACGGCGTCTTCGGGATCGTGCCCGGGCCCAGCACCACGACGTTGCGCGGCCGGACGTCGACCTCGGCGACCACCTCGTGGGCCACCTGGTGCTCGATGCGACGCACCTCGGCCGGGTCCTGCCAGGCGTTGGATTCGACGGCCACCGCAAAAGTCTCCCGCGAGTGCCCGGCATCGAGGCGCACCGCGACTGCGCAGCCGGGGCGCACGCCCTCGACGCGGCCCGCGGCCCGCTCGATGTCGGTCGGGTAGATGTTGCGCCCGGCCATGATGATGACGTCCTTGACGCGGCCGCACACCACGACGTGGCCGTCGTCGGTCAGGTAGCCGAGGTCGCCGGTGTCCAGCCAACCGTGCTCGTCCTGGCCCGGCACGAAGCCGCCCATCGTGATGTAGCCCGGGGTCAGCGACTCGCCGCGCAGCTCGATGATGCCGACACCGCGGGCGGGCAGCACATTGCCGTCCTCGTCGACGATGCGGGCTTCCAGGTCCTTCAGCAGCGGGCCGAGCGTGGCCAGCCGGCGGGTGTTGCCCTTGCTCGCGGGCACGGCCCGGCGCAGCGCGGCCAGCAGGTCGGCGTCGACCTCGTCGACCACCAGGCCGGCGCCGCACTCCGAGAACGACACCGCCAGGGTGGTCTCGGCCATGCCGTACGCCGGCAGGATGGCTTCCGGTCGCAGCCCGAACGGCTTGCCGGCGTCCAGCAGGTCCTCGACGTCGGCGGGATCCACCGGCTCGGCACCGGACAGCGCGAACCGCAGTGTCGACAGGTCGTACTCGCCGGGCTTGGCCTGACGGCGCAACCGCTTGGCGAACAGCGCATAGGCGAAGTTCGGGGCGGCGGTCATGGTGCCCTTGTACTTGTCGATGAGCTTGGCCCACAGCAGGGTGTCGCGCAGGAAGTCCATCGGGGTGACCTTGACCAGCTCGGCCCCGAAGTACATCGGGATGGTCAGGAAGCCCACCATGCCCATGTCGTGGAAGCAGGGCAGCCAGCTGACCATGACGTCGGTCTCGATGTCGTACTTGGCCCCGATGAACATCGCCTCGGCATTGGAGTGGATGTTGCGATGGGTGATGACGACGGCCTTCGGAGAACCAGTCGATCCGGACGTCAGCTGCATCAGGGCGACGTCGTCTTCGGAGGTCTCGATGGGGTCGATCGGCTCGGCGGCCAGCAGGTCCTCGACCGTGAGGACGGTGACACCGGCCTCCTGGAGAACCGGGATCGCGACCAGGAACGGGTCGGAGATGATGACGGCCCTGGCCTCGATCATGTCGATGACGGTCGCGGTGTCCTTGGCCCATTGCTCGAGATCGGTGCGCGGGGTGGGCTGGTGCAGCATGGTCAGGCTGGCGCCACGCATCCACAGACCCTGGGCCACCGGGGCGATCTCGACCGGCGCACCGGCGAGCACGCCGATGGCGTCACCGAGACCGATGTCGGCGGCGGCCAGGCCGCCGGCGATGCGGCGGGCCCGTTCGTGCACCTCACGCCAGGTGTGCCGCACCGGTTCGGCGGGCTCACCGGTGACCATCCCCTTGGAACTGGTCATGGCGCTGTGGAACATCTTGTCGGTGAAACGGCTCACGATGACCTCCTCGGCATCCGGAGCTGGCCGTCCTGCGTCGCTGTGCACGGCGCAAAAGCCCGGAATTTCATGCTCCACCTGCCAGAACGTGCCGTATAGGAGGCACGCCAGTACGAGTCGGGAGCTTTTCGGTCTCGAAACGGTGATGGGTCGGCGTCGCCAGGCCACCGCCCGCCCCTGATCGGGGTGGGCGATCCGCACTCATCCAGTGCCAGGCCGCTAGTCATCACCGCCGATCATCTTAAACTTCCCTTAAGTTACCGCCAAGTTTTCGTAGCAATTGAGGGCTGAGTCACACAACAGCCGGTAACCACGCCCGGGTGACTACGGCGACAGACCTGCCACCACCCGAGCGCCGTGCACCGGGCCACTGGCCACCCGAACGGTGCGACACACCCCCGCGCCGGCCAGTTCGGTCCCCACGTCGACGGCCGCCGCCGACGACGCGCACAGGAACGCGCACGTCGGCCCGGAACCGGACACGATGCCCGCCAGGGCGCCCGCATCGGTACCGGCCCGCAAGGTACGGCGCAGGTCCGGATTCAAGCTCAGCGCGGCCGGTTGCAGATCGTTGCCCAGCAGCGGAGCCAGCTCACGGGGATCACCGGAGGCCAACGCCCCCAGCAGCGGCTCGGGGTCGTCCAAGCGCGGCGGCGCCCCGGTCTCGCGCAGCCGGTCGATCTCGTGGTAGACCGCAGCCGTCGACAGTCCGCCGACGCCGAACGCCAGCACCCAGTGGAAGGTGCTGCGGGCCAGCACGGTGGCCAGCTCCTCGCCGCGGCCGGTGCCCAGCGCGGTGCCACCGTGCAGGGCGAACGGCACGTCACTGCCCAGTTCGGCGGCCAGCGCGTGCAGGTCCCGGCGCGGTACGCCCAGCTCCCACAGCGTGTTCATGGCCACCAGGACCGCGGCGGCATCGGCGCTGCCGCCGGCCATCCCGCCGGCCACCGGGATCGACTTTTCGATGGTGATCTCGACATCCGGGGCGCGTCCGACGTGGTCGGCCATCAGCTCGGCGGCCTGCCAGGCGATATTGCGTTCGTCGGCGGGTAGCTCATCGGCGCCCTCGCCGACGGTCTGCAACGAGAGCACGTCGGCGTTGCGCACAGTGACCTCGTCGACCAGCGACACCGCATGGAAGACGGTGGTGAGCTCGTGGAAGCCGTCGTCGCGACGGTCACCGACGCCGAGGTAGAGGTTCACCTTGCCCGGTACCCGCACCGTCACCGACCCGGTCGGCACCCATTCCGGAGCGATCGAGCCATTGGACCGAGACACCGCACGAGACTATCGCGCCCAGCCCAATCGCCCGACGCCGAACAGAGCCGAATCTAGGGTCGATGGTGTGACGCACCCCGGACAGCGATTCGAGGGCTACGTCGTCGAGTCCGTGATCGGCCACGGCGGTCAGGCGGACGTGTACCGGGCCCGCCAGCACAACCGGATCGTCGCCCTGAAGGTTCTCGACGAACTCCACCGCGACCCGGCGAGCACCGCCCGGCTGGCCCGCGAGTTCCGCATTGCCGCCAGCCTGCAGCACCCGCACATCGTGCCGGTCTTCGATCACGGCCCGATCTGGATCACGATGCACTACGTCGACGGCGGCAGCGCCGCCGGGCTGCCGACCCTGCAGAGCAAGTTGCGGGCACTGGACCAGATCGCCGCGGCGCTCGACCACGCGCACCGCAACGGCATCGTCCACACCGACGTCAAGCCGACGAATATCCTTGTGCACCAAGATTTTTCACAAAGAGGAGCGATGCTCATCGACTTCGGCGTTGCACATGTGCTTGCCGAGGATGTCTGGCACCGGGCACCACAGGTGCTTGCCTCATTGCCCTACGCCGCACCCGAACTGTTGCAGGGACGGTTACCACAGGCCGCCACCGACGAGTACGCCCTGGCGTGCACGGCACTGGAGATCCTGACCGGATTCACCCCATTCGCCGGCGGCAACGCGATGGCGCTCGTCGATGAGCATCTGCACACCGCCCCACCGGAGATGTCCCGACGAGTGCCGTGGCTGTCCCGCTCGTTCGATCTGGTGCTGGCCCGGGCGATCGCCAAGGACCCGGACCGCCGTTACGAATCGTGCGCCGAGATGATGGACCACCTCGGTGACGCTGTGCGCCGCAGCGGTCAGTAGACCTCGGCCGGCCGCGAGGTGCCCTCGTCGAGGGTCTCGGTACTCGGGGTGAAGTTCGCGGAGCGCTGGTAGAGCCGCACGAAGTCGGCCACCCCCAACGTCTCGCCCCGGCGTGCGGGGTCGATGCTGGCGGCCAGCAGGCGCTCGGCGGATTCGTTGCCCGAACCGGCCCATTCCAGGAAGGCGTTGCGGACCGTCTTGCGCCGCTGCGCGAAAGCGATGTCGATCAGCTCGAACACCTTCTCGCGGAAACCGTCCTCGGTGGGCCAGGGCGACACCTCGTGCCGGTCGATGCGGACCAGACCGGAGTACACCCGCGGGATCGGCCAGAACACCGTCGGCGACACCATGCCGTAGCGGCGCACCTTGCCGAAGAACCGCACCTTCACGCTGGGCACGCCGTAATCCTTGCCACCAGGCTCGGCGGCCAGCCGCTCGGCGACCTCGGCCTGGACCATCACCATCACGGTGCGGATCGACGGGAACTCGGCCAGCAGGTGCAGCAGCGCGGGAACCGCGATGTTGTACGGCAGGTTGGCCACCACGGCGGTGGGCAGCTCGGCCATATCAGAGCGCTCCAGCGTGAGAATGTCCTGGTTAAGCACGGTCAACCGGTGGATCTCACTGTGCGAATGCTCGGCGACCGTCTTGGGCAGGCGCGCCGCCAGCAGCGGGTCGATCTCGATGGCCGACACCGTGGCACCCCGGTCGAGCAGGGCAAGGGTCAGCGAGCCGAGTCCGGGGCCGACCTCGAGCACATGGTCGTGCTTGTTGATGCCCGACGCGGAGACGATCCGACGCACGGTGTTGGCGTCATGGACGAAATTCTGACCGAGCGATTTACGTGGCCGAAAGTCGAGTTCTTTGGCCAAGTTTCGGATCTCGGTACGTCCCAGAAGACGAATTGTCACGATGCTCCCCTACCGCACACCGGCCACGCTCCCCATCCTTGTCGTGCCCGAGTAACTTCAGCAATTGCTATTTGTTCTTCTCTGGTTGCCAGATCAGCTCGGCTAGCATACCTCAGGCCACCGTTTCTTTCCCAGGTGTTTTGATCAAACTGGACACCGCCGTAGTACCCGTTGCCAGTGTTGATCGCCCAGTTGCCGCCGGCTTCGCACCGAGAAATCGCATCCCAAATGGCGCCATTAGTTACCGGGGGAACTTCTGTTCCCGGTTTTGCTCCAACGCGGACAACGGATTCACGGGCCGGCACGATAACCGTGTTGGCAACGGGGAGCCGTCCGGTTTCCACACCATTGACCGTCGCGACAGCAAAAGTTACGTCTTGCACACCCGGCGTTCCCGGGTCTTCGACAACCTGACGGCTCATATTCATCGTCGGGTCCTCGATGCGGGTAGCCGGCGGCACCAGCGGTACTTGCTG is a window from the Mycolicibacterium anyangense genome containing:
- a CDS encoding DUF6611 family protein, which codes for MDISGIWGSFTVYPARFGVTRYRLVVFPPGISQPQRRALRLWRGWPLWGAALWVVLQIGGSMIGMPETALFGGTMFVIACGAMTFALAGDVRWQVRSLWATSMAGYGHHELDQRYRTLKAMAHALDLADLALDEGRISAAEHEARWWQVYDALDQRLSTPESTTLTGLCG
- a CDS encoding epoxyqueuosine reductase, with the protein product MVQRRLDDHPTVQAVRNRARHAPPTVIDAAWLRELCLAAGADDVAFASVENPALTSEREHVEAALPGARSFISLVVRMNRDNVRSVARSVANQEFHRSGEIINEAAHRITRALEDAGHRALNPSATFPMEMDRYPGRIWVVAHKPVAVAAGLGVMGIHRNVIHPRFGNFVLLATVLVDAQISSYGAPLDYSPCLECKLCVAACPVGAIKKDGGFDFVACSVHNYREFMGGFTDWAQTIADSDDAADFRSRVTDSENASMWQSLSFKANYKAAYCLAVCPAGEDVIEPYLDDRKGFMDLVLRPLQEKVETLYVLPNSEAKAHAEKRYPHKPVKVVDSGVDRR
- a CDS encoding fatty acyl-AMP ligase — encoded protein: MSRFTDKMFHSAMTSSKGMVTGEPAEPVRHTWREVHERARRIAGGLAAADIGLGDAIGVLAGAPVEIAPVAQGLWMRGASLTMLHQPTPRTDLEQWAKDTATVIDMIEARAVIISDPFLVAIPVLQEAGVTVLTVEDLLAAEPIDPIETSEDDVALMQLTSGSTGSPKAVVITHRNIHSNAEAMFIGAKYDIETDVMVSWLPCFHDMGMVGFLTIPMYFGAELVKVTPMDFLRDTLLWAKLIDKYKGTMTAAPNFAYALFAKRLRRQAKPGEYDLSTLRFALSGAEPVDPADVEDLLDAGKPFGLRPEAILPAYGMAETTLAVSFSECGAGLVVDEVDADLLAALRRAVPASKGNTRRLATLGPLLKDLEARIVDEDGNVLPARGVGIIELRGESLTPGYITMGGFVPGQDEHGWLDTGDLGYLTDDGHVVVCGRVKDVIIMAGRNIYPTDIERAAGRVEGVRPGCAVAVRLDAGHSRETFAVAVESNAWQDPAEVRRIEHQVAHEVVAEVDVRPRNVVVLGPGTIPKTPSGKLRRANSVALVT
- a CDS encoding 4-(cytidine 5'-diphospho)-2-C-methyl-D-erythritol kinase, whose translation is MSRSNGSIAPEWVPTGSVTVRVPGKVNLYLGVGDRRDDGFHELTTVFHAVSLVDEVTVRNADVLSLQTVGEGADELPADERNIAWQAAELMADHVGRAPDVEITIEKSIPVAGGMAGGSADAAAVLVAMNTLWELGVPRRDLHALAAELGSDVPFALHGGTALGTGRGEELATVLARSTFHWVLAFGVGGLSTAAVYHEIDRLRETGAPPRLDDPEPLLGALASGDPRELAPLLGNDLQPAALSLNPDLRRTLRAGTDAGALAGIVSGSGPTCAFLCASSAAAVDVGTELAGAGVCRTVRVASGPVHGARVVAGLSP
- a CDS encoding serine/threonine-protein kinase, coding for MTHPGQRFEGYVVESVIGHGGQADVYRARQHNRIVALKVLDELHRDPASTARLAREFRIAASLQHPHIVPVFDHGPIWITMHYVDGGSAAGLPTLQSKLRALDQIAAALDHAHRNGIVHTDVKPTNILVHQDFSQRGAMLIDFGVAHVLAEDVWHRAPQVLASLPYAAPELLQGRLPQAATDEYALACTALEILTGFTPFAGGNAMALVDEHLHTAPPEMSRRVPWLSRSFDLVLARAIAKDPDRRYESCAEMMDHLGDAVRRSGQ
- the rsmA gene encoding 16S rRNA (adenine(1518)-N(6)/adenine(1519)-N(6))-dimethyltransferase RsmA — its product is MTIRLLGRTEIRNLAKELDFRPRKSLGQNFVHDANTVRRIVSASGINKHDHVLEVGPGLGSLTLALLDRGATVSAIEIDPLLAARLPKTVAEHSHSEIHRLTVLNQDILTLERSDMAELPTAVVANLPYNIAVPALLHLLAEFPSIRTVMVMVQAEVAERLAAEPGGKDYGVPSVKVRFFGKVRRYGMVSPTVFWPIPRVYSGLVRIDRHEVSPWPTEDGFREKVFELIDIAFAQRRKTVRNAFLEWAGSGNESAERLLAASIDPARRGETLGVADFVRLYQRSANFTPSTETLDEGTSRPAEVY